Below is a window of Chryseobacterium arthrosphaerae DNA.
ATCAGAAGAAATGAAGGGTTATCTGCATACTGGCTATAACTTCTCTGTGAACCGTCATTTAACAGCAGCTGTTGTGCATTGGAAAATGAAACAGGGGTCAGCAGTGCATTCTGATATACTCTGTTAAAAAAACCTGCTCTGTTACCATTTGTGGCTTTATTTTCTTCATAATTGAAGGCCATATTGATGAAATAACCTCCCAGATTGGCAGTAAGTTTTGTTTTGAAGGTATGGGTATTGTTAAACTGATCCATAAAATACATCTGGTCCTTTTGCTGCCCCAGATCAAAAGACAGCCTGAACTTTTCAAGGTATTCTTCTTTTATAAAAAGATTTGCATTAAGCCGGTTACTGTATCCTACAATTGTCTTAAAAAGATCATTATCATATCCTTTTGCCCGTTGCAATCCATCTATCCATCGGACCAGTCTACCATTCTGATCATAGGCATAAGGCTGACCGTCCAATGCCAGTGTAGAAATATCCGGGCCGAAACTGAACAGCTCATTTGTTTCCGGCCCTTTCCATACAAGGTTTCCGTTTTCAGACCTTCCCTGTACATACTGATGCTGAATTTTAGGAATTACATTTCTGTTTTTAACTTCAACAGAGGTGGTAAAGCTTCCGTTAAAATATAAGGTTGTCCTGTTGAGATCCTTCAGGATATAAGTACTGTCATTCCGCTGTTTCAGTTTTCTTACATTATTTAGATAATGATCAGATCCTTTGCTTAAAACTGTTCCGGCATTTTCAATACTGAAATGATCTTTTATATTCTTTGAGGTCAGGCTGTCATAAGCTTTACTGTGAATACTGCTTACATACTTTTCATCCAGCTGATCTTTTAAAATGGTTTCCAGCTCTTTCAGCTGATAAGACGAGATTACCAGCATACTTTTACCCTGATTCCATGTCAGTGTATCATAAGGCTTTGCAGCAATGATGGCAAAACCTTTTTCATCAGTAAGTTCGTAGATCCCTGTGTTTTTATTATACACTTTCAGAAAGTTCTGAGCCTTATTTTTAGTTCCTAAAAATGTTCCTGAATAATAGAGTTGTGAATTCTGTGCCTGTAATCCGGTAATGGTAAAAGACAACAGCAGTAAGTAGCTTTTTTTCATCCATCAAAATATGCTTCAAGATAAAGAAAAAAAGAAATTCCCGGGGAAATTTCTTTTTTTTGATTGTAATTTAGTTTCTGATGACCTTAAAGGTTTCCCAAACCTCATCGGATCGGATCCGAAGCAGGTAAATACCTTGTGGATATGAGGTCATGTCAATAGTGTTTTTACCTTCACCCAGATGTTCTTTCCGCATGATAATTTTCCCGGCTATATCATAGACAAAAAGCTCATCAACAGCCTTTTTTGTTTTGATATGAACAGGACCTTTTGTAGGATTCGGAAATACAACGGTTCTGCTATCAGGCTGATTGTCAATTTCGGTTTCCATCTTTTTATTAAGATTTTGATTAGAAATTCCTTTGCTGCACTCCGGAAGGGTGGCTCTTTGAAGAATAAGCCTTAACAACAGGTCGTTAAGTTTCTCAACCTCATAAGATGCTGCAGTAGGCTTTATGTGATCATTCCCTATTCCGCTGTCATTCGTCAGGAATGTATAGGTACCGTTGGTAAGCAATGCAAATGTTCTCATCAGATATTCTGTTTCTTTACCGGTATCACTTGCTGCCAGCGGGATAATGGTAATTCCTTTTTTAGCTGCACTTTTTATTTTATCATACAGTTTTTTTGTATTTTCTTCTGACTGATGGGGGGGGGCATCCAAAATCAAAAACATAATTTTGGTTGAATTTTCATGACTCCATTTCAGTTCATCAATAGAAACCTGCATGGCTTCCACAACAGCCTCCGGAGTATCTCCACCGCCACTGGCTTTCTGCTTTTTGATAAAGCCTATTAAATCTTCCGCTCTGTCAGAAAAATCGAATTTCCGGGTCACATATTCATCTCCATTATCCCTGTAAAATACTGATCCGTATCTCACTTCTGTATTGCTTAATTTCGTTTCCACCTTCTTCAGAACGTCCAGCAGTTCAGACTGCAGATAAGAAATCTCATCTCCCATGGAACCTGTAGCATCCACCACAAAAGCAAGGTCCAGTTTTCGTTTTTCCAGACAGGTTTTATTGAGGACAATTACATTCTGACCGTTTTTAAATTCTCTGATATTGGAACTTATCATCTGCCCGGAACCATCTGCCAGATAATATTTACCGGAATCTGAGCTTTCATTGAGCATTGGGCTGATCCATAATTCAGCATTTCCTAAATTATCAGAAACGGCCTCCCAAATGACATTCTTCTTATCATCCAGCAGCTTAACTTTTTCGCCTACTACCGGTTTTTTATCTTTATTTACCAGCTGAACGGAAACCCTTCTGTCAGGAAAAAACTTCCAGGTATTTTTATAACGGTCGAGTTCAGGAACGGCAACATCCTTCCAGTAATCCCATTTAGAAAAATCATTCACCTCTCCTCCTGTCAGCTGCCCTGCTTTTGGGAGATCTTCTTCAGCCTCTTCAACAGGTTCTTTCACAGATTCATCTGTTCCTTTTGCCAATAATTCATTAAACTTTTCCCTTTCTGCCCTACGGAGACGTTTTGTTTTTATAATGATGACTCCGTTACTTGCTTTGCTTCCGAATATTGCAGCAGCTTCAGCACCTTTCATTACAGACATTTTCTTAATGCGTTCCGGATCCAGAATTTTTATAATTTCCATATTGGCAGGTTTTCCATTAACAATTACCAATGGTTTTGCCGAACTTCCTGCTACAGAACTCATTCCCCTGATCATCACTTTCATCTCTTTTCCTGATCCAGAAACTGATAAGCCGGCAACTTTCCCGCTTAGTTCTTTGGCTAGAGTGGTTTCGGTTGAGGCAACAACCGTACTGGATGATGTTATACTTTTTTCCCGCTTAACAGTAGCCTTATACCCCATTACCACGACCTCTTCTATATTCTTAACCACCCCACCTGAAGTCTCCATATGACGTTCAATTGGCGGAGGCGGCATATCTTCCCGTGATGATGAAACGGCGTCTAATGGTGAAACTACCGGAGCCGGCCTCGAAACAGGAACTGAAATTGAATTTACAGCCAGTTTTTCTATTACAGGCTTCGCATTCTTTTTCTCTTTCTGAATATTTTCTTTTGTTATCTGGTCAATTGTTGCAATATCTGTATTGGAAACCGGGGCAGGTGCTGTTTTACTTTCAGCGATTACCGGCTTCATAAGCTCAGCAGTATCTTTTTTATTCATAAAATAGAAGGCTCCCAAACCAATAATAAGACTGGCAGCAATCCCATAAGGAAACCAGAGAGGAATTATTTTCTTTTTCTCTTTTGGAGTATCCAGCTTCTCTTCAACTTTTTCCCACACTTTTTCAAAACCCGGAAAAACCGTTGGCTCTTCTGAAAGCCTCGAAGCTTCATTGAATTGTTGATCTATATGATTATTTTCCATTGTTGTAAAAGTTTAAATGTTTTGATTCACCAGAAGTTCCTGCAGTTTTTTCCTCGCAAAATTGAGCTGGGATTTTGAGGTCCCTTCGCTGATGGAAAGCATCGTTGCTATTTCTTTATGAGGATAGCCTTCAATGGCAAAAAGGTTAAAAATAGCCCTGCAGCCTTCCGGGAGGAAATTCAGCAGATTGAGGATATCTTTTTCCAGGGAAAGGTCTTCTGTATTGCTTTCGGGAGCATCTATCTTATTTTCTTCCAGAGAGATAAATAATGATTTATTGGCGCGTAACTTCTGAAGACACTCATTCACGGTAATTTTTCTGGCCCAGGCTTCGAAAGTATCCGGATTCTGAAGCTGGCTGATCTTCATAAAAATCTTGTAGAACGTATCGGCCAATACTTCTTCAATATCTTCATCGTTTTTCAGGTAGCGTCTGCAGACTGAATACAGCCTGCCCGCCATTTTCTCGTAGACCTTCCGCTGCGCATTGCGGTCGTTCCGCTGACATTCTAATAATAATTCTCGTTCCATAGTCAGGAGGTTATATGAGTATAGATGCGGGAATTTCCGGATGGGTTGGAAACATGGTAAACTTTTTTCTAAATTAAGGTAATTGGAGCAATCAGCAGATGCGCTTTCTTTACTTTTTCTTAAAAAACTTTAATTCTACATTTAACTTTTCCTTTTGTAACAAATCTCTGTTATTAACGACTATTAACGTAAATAATCTTTTTATAGTAATGAAAAATGCCAAAATTGCATCATTACTTTTTGTTTTGTCTGCAGGAAGTATGATGTTTGCCCAGGATGACTTAATCAACAAGTTAAAAAACAACCACTCACAAAATGCTAATTTCCAGTTCACAACGCTGAAAGACGTTGGTGCAACTTCTGTAAAGAACCAGGGTTCATCAGGAACATGCTGGAGCTACTCGGGAAACTCTTTCCTTGAATCTGAAATGCAGAGAA
It encodes the following:
- a CDS encoding T9SS type A sorting domain-containing protein, which encodes MENNHIDQQFNEASRLSEEPTVFPGFEKVWEKVEEKLDTPKEKKKIIPLWFPYGIAASLIIGLGAFYFMNKKDTAELMKPVIAESKTAPAPVSNTDIATIDQITKENIQKEKKNAKPVIEKLAVNSISVPVSRPAPVVSPLDAVSSSREDMPPPPIERHMETSGGVVKNIEEVVVMGYKATVKREKSITSSSTVVASTETTLAKELSGKVAGLSVSGSGKEMKVMIRGMSSVAGSSAKPLVIVNGKPANMEIIKILDPERIKKMSVMKGAEAAAIFGSKASNGVIIIKTKRLRRAEREKFNELLAKGTDESVKEPVEEAEEDLPKAGQLTGGEVNDFSKWDYWKDVAVPELDRYKNTWKFFPDRRVSVQLVNKDKKPVVGEKVKLLDDKKNVIWEAVSDNLGNAELWISPMLNESSDSGKYYLADGSGQMISSNIREFKNGQNVIVLNKTCLEKRKLDLAFVVDATGSMGDEISYLQSELLDVLKKVETKLSNTEVRYGSVFYRDNGDEYVTRKFDFSDRAEDLIGFIKKQKASGGGDTPEAVVEAMQVSIDELKWSHENSTKIMFLILDAPPHQSEENTKKLYDKIKSAAKKGITIIPLAASDTGKETEYLMRTFALLTNGTYTFLTNDSGIGNDHIKPTAASYEVEKLNDLLLRLILQRATLPECSKGISNQNLNKKMETEIDNQPDSRTVVFPNPTKGPVHIKTKKAVDELFVYDIAGKIIMRKEHLGEGKNTIDMTSYPQGIYLLRIRSDEVWETFKVIRN
- a CDS encoding RNA polymerase sigma factor; its protein translation is MERELLLECQRNDRNAQRKVYEKMAGRLYSVCRRYLKNDEDIEEVLADTFYKIFMKISQLQNPDTFEAWARKITVNECLQKLRANKSLFISLEENKIDAPESNTEDLSLEKDILNLLNFLPEGCRAIFNLFAIEGYPHKEIATMLSISEGTSKSQLNFARKKLQELLVNQNI